In a single window of the Geotrypetes seraphini chromosome 11, aGeoSer1.1, whole genome shotgun sequence genome:
- the LOC117345439 gene encoding carbohydrate sulfotransferase 12-like: MTKSQLFRLSVAVGSVFMILLIIVYWDNVGTAHPYLHTSLSRSFSPQMLPNAAHSEERTTLSDIDEFLDKFLNLSLAQNVQVITQTEQPLVHEERVRGFDWSSHDIKGKLDQEKVQAERKRTLHQFCANSSFSFPWKERSFEDIPNRELDHLIVDDRHGVIYCYVPKVACTNWKRVMIVLSESLSNQGIPYKDPLNIPRQDVHSPSSHLTFNKFWRRYGKFSRHLMKIKLKKYTKFLFVRDPFVRLISAFRSKFELENDVFYRVFAVPILKLYSNLSNVPASVSKAFSVGMKPSFGEFIQYLLDPLTEKERPFNEHWRQVYRLCHPCQIEYDFIGKLETLDEDAVELLRLLGVDKQFHFPPSYKNRTASSWTEDWFAKIPLEWKQQLFKLYEADFVLFGYSKPENLLKD; encoded by the coding sequence ATGACCAAATCACAACTCTTCCGCCTCTCAGTGGCTGTGGGGTCTGTCTTCATGATTCTTTTAATCATAGTATACTGGGACAATGTAGGGACAGCTCACCCTTACCTGCACACCTCCCTTTCCAGATCTTTTTCACCTCAGATGCTTCCTAATGCTGCCCATAGTGAAGAAAGAACGACCTTATCTGACATTGATGAGTTTCTAGATAAGTTTTTGAACTTGAGTTTAGCACAAAATGTGCAGGTAATCACACAGACTGAGCAACCTCTTGTGCATGAGGAGAGAGTGAGAGGTTTTGATTGGTCTTCTCATGACATCAAAGGAAAACTTGACCAAGAAAAGGTACAGGCTGAGAGGAAACGTACACTGCACCAATTCTGTGCTAACTCTAGCTTTTCTTTTCCATGGAAGGAACGTTCCTTTGAAGATATTCCCAACCGAGAGCTGGATCACTTGATTGTGGATGACCGCCATGGGGTTATTTACTGCTATGTGCCAAAAGTAGCATGTACTAACTGGAAACGAGTTATGATTGTGTTGAGTGAGAGCCTGTCTAACCAGGGAATCCCTTACAAGGATCCCTTAAATATTCCCCGGCAGGATGTCCACAGTCCAAGCAGCCACCTGACATTCAACAAATTTTGGCGTCGTTATGGCAAGTTTTCCCGCCATCTGATGAAGATCAAACTCAAGAAGTACACCAAGTTCCTCTTTGTAAGAGACCCCTTTGTACGCCTTATCTCTGCCTTCCGCAGCaagtttgaactagagaatgatgtTTTTTACCGTGTCTTTGCTGTGCCTATATTAAAACTTTACTCCAACCTTAGCAATGTGCCAGCTTCGGTTAGTAAAGCATTTTCTGTAGGCATGAAGCCCTCATTTGGTGAGTTCATCCAATATCTACTTGACCCTCTaacagagaaggaaaggccattcAATGAACATTGGAGACAAGTGTACCGCCTCTGCCATCCATGCCAGATTGAGTACGACTTCATTGGCAAACTGGAGACGTTGGATGAGGATGCAGTAGAGCTACTGAGACTTCTTGGTGTGGATAAACAATTCCACTTTCCTCCCAGCTATAAGAATAGGACTGCTAGCAGTTGGACAGAAGACTGGTTTGCAAAAATCCCTCTGGAATGGAAACAGCAGTTGTTCAAGCTTTATGAAGCTGATTTTGTTCTGtttggatattcaaagccagagAATCTTTTAAAAGACTAA